A stretch of DNA from Candidatus Obscuribacterales bacterium:
AAAGACAGTTGCTACGACAGCTACTTGCCTGAACATCGGCTAATTCCGGTGAATGTGCCCTAGGGCGGCTCTAGATGCCGAACTGCGATCGCGCCTAGAGAAGCATCTGAGCCATCTGGTACGCGATCGCGATCCCTACCTGGCCACAGCCGGTTATTTTTTCATGCGGGACTATATCCGTCAGGACTTATCCCAGTGGGGATCGGTGACAGTTCAGGAGCGCCACACGTCTCCTCTGTCGATTCAAAATCTGATTCTGCATCTCCCCGGCCAGCGCCCTCAGGCCGAGCCTATCTTAGTCGGAGCCCACTATGACGCGGTACTCGGCTCCCCCGGTGCTGATGATAACGCCAGCGGTGTAGCGGTCTTACTGGAGCTGGCCCGCTGGTTGACCCAGCATCCCCCGGTGCGTCCCGTCATCCTGGTTGCCTTTGATCTCGAAGAATACGGCCTGCAGGGCAGTTACGCCTTCGTGGAAGAATGGCGATCGCACCAGCGTTCCCTACGCTTAATGCTGTCTTTAGAAATGCTGGGCTACTGCGATCGCACCCCCGGCAGCCAGCGCTATCCGCCAGGATTGGCGAGATTCTATCCCGATCGTGGCGACTTCATTGCCCTCGTGGGGAATCTCACCACCCTACCCGACTTAATCCGCCTTAGCCGCCACATCAACCGTAGCGGCACGTCCTGCCAATGGCTGCCGGTGCCCTTGCGAGGGCGCAGCGTACCCGACACCCGCCGCAGCGACCATGTGCCCTTCTGGGATGCGGGCTATCGCGCCATCATGGTCACCGATACCGCCAACCTGCGCAATCCCCACTATCACCAGAGCAGCGATCGCCTTCCTACCCTAGATTTAGACTTCCTTACCGGCGTATGCCAGGGATTATCCACGGGGTTAGCCGCACTATACTAGCCGCTGAACAATCTGCCGATCTAGATGCCAGCGCGCTGGGCCGCAATCGTCTGGCGCAGGGAATCGGTTTTGTTCAGAAGATCCGCTTGGGCGATCGCTTCCTGATCACCGCTGGCTAACCACTTCAGGTTTACCGTGCCTGCTTCCGCCTCCGCATCGCCCAGAACAAGACAAGCGATCGCCCCACTGCGATCGGCCCGCTTAAACTGCTTACCGAAGGCACTGCCGCTCAGATCCACCTCCACGGAAAAACCCTGGTGGCGTAGCTGCTGGGCTAGCTGAGCCGACTGCGCTTCCGCCTGTTTGCCCCGCGACACCAGATAAAAATCCAGATCCGGCAGCGGCGTTTCCTGCAACTGGCGCAAAAGAAGCGTCAGTCGCTCTAGACCAATAGCCCACCCCACCGCCGCCGTGTCGGGGCCGCCCAGTTGTCCCACCAATCCGTCATAGCGTCCGCCACCACATACCGTTGCCTGGGCTCCCAAATCCTGGGATACAATCTCAAAGGCCGTGTGCGTGTAGTAGTCCAGCCCTCGTACCAGACGCGGGTTGAGGGTATAGGCAATTCCCAAATCTGTCAGCAACTGCTGCACCCGATCAAAATGCTGCTTCGAGTCATCTCCCAGGTAGTCCAAAATGCTGGGAGCATCTGTGGCGATCGCTTGGGTGCGTTCGTCTTTGCTATCGAGAATACGCAGGGGATTGCGCGTCAGGCGTTCCTGGGAATCTGCATCCAGTTCAGCCTGAAACGGCGTGAAATAGGTCACCAGAGCATCGCGATAGTGCTGGCG
This window harbors:
- a CDS encoding M28 family peptidase, whose protein sequence is MCPRAALDAELRSRLEKHLSHLVRDRDPYLATAGYFFMRDYIRQDLSQWGSVTVQERHTSPLSIQNLILHLPGQRPQAEPILVGAHYDAVLGSPGADDNASGVAVLLELARWLTQHPPVRPVILVAFDLEEYGLQGSYAFVEEWRSHQRSLRLMLSLEMLGYCDRTPGSQRYPPGLARFYPDRGDFIALVGNLTTLPDLIRLSRHINRSGTSCQWLPVPLRGRSVPDTRRSDHVPFWDAGYRAIMVTDTANLRNPHYHQSSDRLPTLDLDFLTGVCQGLSTGLAALY
- the hisS gene encoding histidine--tRNA ligase, with the translated sequence MGTIKAIRGTQDILPEAVRIWQQVEITARDILARSAYREIRTPIFEQTDLFERGIGEATDVVGKEMYTFHDRGDRSLTLRPENTAGVVRAFIEHSLYAQGGVQRLWYTGPMFRYERPQAGRQRQFHQLGVEVLGSRDPRADVEVIALATDLLQTLGLKGLTLYLNSVGNPSDRQHYRDALVTYFTPFQAELDADSQERLTRNPLRILDSKDERTQAIATDAPSILDYLGDDSKQHFDRVQQLLTDLGIAYTLNPRLVRGLDYYTHTAFEIVSQDLGAQATVCGGGRYDGLVGQLGGPDTAAVGWAIGLERLTLLLRQLQETPLPDLDFYLVSRGKQAEAQSAQLAQQLRHQGFSVEVDLSGSAFGKQFKRADRSGAIACLVLGDAEAEAGTVNLKWLASGDQEAIAQADLLNKTDSLRQTIAAQRAGI